CTGATGACGTGGTGCGCTTTCAGGGGGGCAACAACGCTGGCCACACCCTGGTTGTGGGAGAAGAGACGACCATTTTGCATCTTATCCCATCGGGTATCCTGCACGAGGGCAAGCGCTGTATTATCGGAAACGGTGTCGTGCTTGATCCCAAGGTTTTCCTGGAGGAGATCGGCCAGCTGAAGAAGAAGGGCTACCTTAAAGACGACAAGCAGTTGGTCATCGACGGTAACGCCCATATCATCATGCCTTATCACAAGGCTCTCGACATTGCTCGCGAGCAGAAATCCGGCGCCCGCAAGATCGGGACCACCGGCCGGGGCATCGGCCCGACCTACGAGGACAAAGTGGCTCGCCGTGGTATCCGGGTCATGGACCTGGTTCACCCCGATACTTTTGTCCGCAAGGTCAAGGAGATGCTGCCGGAGAAGAACTTTTATCTTGAGCAGTATCTGGGCGGCGAGCCTCTGTCGGAAGAGGCTATCGTGGAAGAGTACAGCGTCTATGCCCGCGAGTTGGCCAAATATGTCGACCGGGCTTCCTTGCTCCTCAACCGGAGTATTGCCGAAGGACGCAACGTGCTGTTCGAAGGCGCTCAGGGGGCGCTGCTCGACATCGACCATGGCACTTACCCCTATGTGACCTCCTCGTCGACGGTCGCCGGCGGCGCCTGTACCGGCAGCGGCGTCGGGCCTACTGTCATCGATGAGGTTGTCGGCATCGTCAAAGCCTATGTGACGCGCGTTGGCGAAGGACCCTTTCCCACCGAACTGCACGACGAAATGGGGGAAAAGCTGCGAAGCGAGGGGCATGAATTCGGTTCCACCACGGGCCGTCCCCGTCGTACGGGCTGGTTCGACGCCGTGGCCATGCGGGAGGCTGTACGCATCAGCGGTATGACCGGTTTGGCCCTTACCAAGATGGATGTGCTCAATGGCCTGGATACCATCAATGTCTGCACGGCTTATTCTTACCAGGGCGAACTGCTGGAGGATTTTCCTCACGACCTCGATATTCTGAAAGAGTGCAAGCCGGTTTACGAGCAGGTGGAAGGTTGGCAGGTCGATCTGGAGGGTGCTACCTCTTTTGAGACGCTGCCGCCCAAGGCTCAAGCCTATTTGCGAAAGATCGAAGAGGTGTCGGGGTGCCCGGTTGTGCTGGTCTCTATCGGTCCGCGTCGGGATCAGACCATCCAGCTCAAAAATCCCTTTGACAAGTAGGGTGAAATAAGGTAGAAATCTGATCATTCGGTGGCAATGAGCGAGGCCTTTTCACGGTTGAGAAAAATTAATCGTGCCATCGCGAAAAAAAAGGTTGACTCGCTGAGAGCTTTCACGTATAAAGTGGCCTCCGTCGCAAGGAGCCGCTAGCTCAGTTGGTAGAGCATCTGACTTTTAATCAGATGGTCGTAGGTTCGATCCCTACGCGGCTCACCATTTAAGTCCCTATCGTCTAGCCTGGCCTAGGACACCGCCCTTTCACGGCGGCGACGGGGGTTCGAATCCCCCTGGGGACGCCAAAGTCAACAGCCCCACTGCCCACGCGGTAGTGGGGCTGTCTGCATATGCGCTTTGCTGTAATGCTGCAGCGATCACTTTTTGGGAAGGGTTGTATGTCCGAATCCCGCTCCATGGTGGAGATTTTCAGCGATGGTGCCTGTTCCGGCAATCCGGGGCCTGGCGGTTTCGGTACCCTGTTGCGGTGCGGCGAACGTGTTCGCGAACTGTCGGGTTTCGATCCTGAAACGACCAACAACCGCATGGAATTGCTTGGCGCCATTGCCGGGCTGGAAGCTCTTACCCGGCCTTGTCGGGTGCGTTTGACTACCGATTCCCAGTATGTCTGCAAGGGGATGACGGAGTGGATTCACGGCTGGCAAAAAAAAGGTTGGAAAAACTCCAAAAAAGAAGACGTCGCCAATCGTGACCTCTGGGAGCGGTTGCTGGTGCTTGTCTCCAAACATGAAGTCAGCTGGCACTGGGTGCGTGGCCATGCCGGGCATGCGGAAAACGAACGTTGCGACGAGCTTGCCCGTCAGGCTATCGCCGATGGTTGTTCCTCC
This DNA window, taken from Syntrophotalea carbinolica DSM 2380, encodes the following:
- a CDS encoding adenylosuccinate synthase, with amino-acid sequence MANVVIVGAQWGDEGKGKVVDIYTEHADDVVRFQGGNNAGHTLVVGEETTILHLIPSGILHEGKRCIIGNGVVLDPKVFLEEIGQLKKKGYLKDDKQLVIDGNAHIIMPYHKALDIAREQKSGARKIGTTGRGIGPTYEDKVARRGIRVMDLVHPDTFVRKVKEMLPEKNFYLEQYLGGEPLSEEAIVEEYSVYARELAKYVDRASLLLNRSIAEGRNVLFEGAQGALLDIDHGTYPYVTSSSTVAGGACTGSGVGPTVIDEVVGIVKAYVTRVGEGPFPTELHDEMGEKLRSEGHEFGSTTGRPRRTGWFDAVAMREAVRISGMTGLALTKMDVLNGLDTINVCTAYSYQGELLEDFPHDLDILKECKPVYEQVEGWQVDLEGATSFETLPPKAQAYLRKIEEVSGCPVVLVSIGPRRDQTIQLKNPFDK
- the rnhA gene encoding ribonuclease HI encodes the protein MSESRSMVEIFSDGACSGNPGPGGFGTLLRCGERVRELSGFDPETTNNRMELLGAIAGLEALTRPCRVRLTTDSQYVCKGMTEWIHGWQKKGWKNSKKEDVANRDLWERLLVLVSKHEVSWHWVRGHAGHAENERCDELARQAIADGCSSVV